The following coding sequences lie in one Metallumcola ferriviriculae genomic window:
- the fabG gene encoding 3-oxoacyl-ACP reductase FabG, whose amino-acid sequence MKMDGKVVLITGGAKGIGKKTAEKFLKEGAKVVIADFDAAAGAAALEEFGAGEDVKFIQVDVTTTQHVEAMVKFTKDAYGKVDVLINNAGITIDGFLTKMEDSFWEKVIAVNLTGVFKCTRAIAPLMIEQGSGVILNASSVVGLYGNVGQTNYSATKAGVIGLTKSWAKELGPKGIRVNAVAPGFIVTDMTAKVPQKVLDLMENKTPLRKLGRPEDIASAYLFLGSDDASFINGAVLSVDGGLVMG is encoded by the coding sequence ATGAAAATGGACGGGAAAGTGGTATTAATTACTGGCGGCGCCAAGGGCATCGGTAAAAAAACGGCGGAAAAGTTCTTAAAAGAAGGAGCCAAGGTGGTCATTGCGGATTTTGATGCAGCTGCAGGAGCGGCAGCTTTGGAGGAATTTGGAGCAGGTGAAGATGTCAAGTTTATTCAGGTTGATGTTACGACTACTCAGCATGTTGAAGCAATGGTTAAGTTCACTAAAGACGCATATGGTAAAGTGGACGTACTGATCAACAACGCTGGAATAACCATTGACGGCTTTCTCACAAAAATGGAAGATAGTTTCTGGGAGAAGGTCATTGCCGTTAATCTAACCGGGGTTTTTAAATGCACCAGAGCAATTGCTCCGCTAATGATTGAGCAGGGGTCGGGAGTGATACTTAATGCTTCCTCGGTAGTAGGATTGTACGGTAATGTAGGACAGACCAATTACTCAGCCACTAAAGCCGGCGTAATCGGCCTTACTAAAAGTTGGGCGAAAGAATTAGGCCCAAAGGGGATAAGGGTGAATGCGGTAGCGCCGGGTTTTATTGTAACAGATATGACCGCTAAAGTGCCGCAAAAGGTACTTGATTTAATGGAAAATAAAACACCTCTCAGGAAACTTGGTCGGCCGGAAGACATTGCATCGGCATATTTATTCCTTGGGTCCGATGATGCCAGTTTCATAAACGGGGCGGTGCTTAGTGTTGACGGAGGATTGGTAATGGGCTGA
- a CDS encoding TetR/AcrR family transcriptional regulator — protein MGKERQLRQREATKNEILDAAREIVFKEGFQGLSVRKITNQLDYSPAIIYHYFKNKNEIIETLVSEGYKRIFAAVSSITRNEDEPEKEIREAFTNLLKAALDSSEEYKAVMLNDDAAVLQKTALLKPGVPEKSPTLKMLCENLRRGIGQGRYSCYDPELTAQVLWTAIFGLIIKVIIEKDVSQEQINRLLDHHFTVLFNGILKR, from the coding sequence TTGGGTAAAGAACGTCAATTACGCCAAAGGGAAGCAACAAAAAATGAAATTTTGGATGCAGCACGGGAAATAGTTTTTAAAGAAGGTTTTCAGGGACTGTCAGTACGTAAGATCACTAATCAACTAGACTACTCTCCCGCCATTATCTATCATTATTTTAAAAACAAGAACGAGATAATTGAAACATTGGTAAGCGAGGGATATAAACGAATATTTGCTGCCGTAAGTTCAATTACAAGAAACGAGGATGAACCTGAAAAAGAGATTAGGGAGGCATTTACAAATTTATTAAAAGCAGCCCTAGACTCCTCGGAAGAATATAAAGCTGTTATGCTTAATGATGATGCCGCCGTACTGCAGAAGACAGCCCTTCTGAAACCAGGGGTCCCGGAAAAGAGCCCAACTTTGAAGATGTTATGCGAAAACCTTCGAAGGGGCATAGGCCAAGGCCGTTATTCGTGTTATGACCCTGAACTTACGGCACAGGTGCTTTGGACTGCTATATTCGGTTTAATCATAAAAGTAATAATTGAGAAAGACGTTTCCCAAGAACA